In a genomic window of Paraburkholderia acidiphila:
- a CDS encoding carbohydrate ABC transporter permease produces the protein MKRYVLFVIALCVTAVYLFPLYWMYITAFKSASEMFQYPPTFWPQHLQSHLWQVFSSSGMGRFLWNSFVTACGTVAVTVFVGTGAAYALAFVQNRWTSFAIFAVLVLQALPSSLMVTPIFTAFKSLGLLDTPRLAVVLAQITKTLPFYIVLCRPSFVQVPRELRDAALVDGATPARAFFGVILPLAVNGILVSAILVFLQSFGEYVYARSLILDDQYQTATVGLSAFVGATKVDWIGIMTYSAIFVTPILVAFMLLQRKIVAGLTAGALK, from the coding sequence ATGAAGCGCTATGTCCTGTTCGTCATCGCGCTGTGTGTCACGGCGGTTTATCTGTTCCCGCTGTACTGGATGTACATCACCGCGTTCAAGAGCGCGAGCGAGATGTTCCAGTATCCGCCCACGTTCTGGCCGCAGCATCTGCAATCGCATCTATGGCAGGTGTTCAGCAGCAGCGGCATGGGCCGCTTCCTGTGGAACTCGTTCGTGACCGCCTGCGGCACCGTGGCGGTGACCGTGTTCGTCGGCACCGGCGCCGCCTACGCGCTCGCGTTCGTGCAGAACCGCTGGACCAGTTTCGCGATCTTCGCGGTGCTGGTGCTCCAGGCGCTGCCGTCGAGCCTCATGGTCACGCCGATCTTCACGGCGTTCAAGAGCCTCGGCTTACTCGATACGCCGCGTCTGGCCGTCGTGCTCGCGCAGATCACCAAGACGCTGCCGTTCTATATCGTGCTGTGCCGCCCGAGTTTCGTGCAGGTGCCGCGCGAACTGCGCGACGCGGCGCTCGTGGACGGCGCGACGCCGGCGCGCGCGTTCTTCGGCGTGATTCTGCCGCTCGCGGTCAACGGCATTCTCGTCTCGGCGATTCTCGTGTTCCTGCAATCGTTCGGCGAGTATGTGTACGCCCGCTCGCTGATTCTCGACGACCAGTATCAGACCGCCACGGTGGGCCTCTCGGCATTCGTCGGCGCGACCAAGGTCGACTGGATCGGCATCATGACCTACTCGGCCATTTTCGTCACGCCCATCCTCGTGGCGTTCATGCTGCTGCAACGCAAGATCGTCGCCGGGTTGACGGCCGGCGCGCTCAAGTAA
- a CDS encoding ABC transporter ATP-binding protein, whose product MDRIQIERLSKSYGAVQVLKDIDISVPEGCFVALVGPSGCGKSTLLRTIAGLEQMTGGTLRIDGQIVNDVPPRKRDVAMVFQSYALYPHMNIEKNMSYSLRLRGAAPQVIRESIDGVARTLGLDHLLARMPRQLSGGQRQRVAMGRAIVRNPKVFLFDEPLSNLDAALRVHMRTEIRKLHQRLGATSVYVTHDQIEAMTMADHVVVMRAGEVEQQGAPLTLYHQPANRFVAGFIGSPSMNFIEAVIGPDGRSAQFGGAQGASVQTLDLGRSLPVGAQVWIGLRPEHLKLHREAHGLRGVIDTVETTGSMNFIAAKLDGVAAPVMIAQAGVCTMRSGEALGLDISGEHIHVFDRKTERAL is encoded by the coding sequence GTGGATCGCATACAGATCGAGCGCCTGAGCAAGAGCTACGGAGCCGTGCAGGTGCTGAAGGACATCGACATTAGCGTGCCCGAAGGGTGTTTCGTCGCGCTGGTCGGGCCTTCGGGCTGCGGCAAGTCCACCTTGCTGCGCACCATTGCCGGGCTCGAGCAGATGACGGGCGGCACGCTGCGTATCGACGGCCAGATCGTCAACGACGTGCCGCCGCGCAAGCGCGATGTGGCGATGGTGTTCCAGAGCTACGCGCTCTATCCGCATATGAACATCGAAAAGAACATGTCGTACTCGCTGCGTCTGCGTGGTGCCGCACCCCAGGTCATTCGCGAAAGCATAGACGGCGTGGCGCGCACGCTGGGCCTGGATCATCTGCTCGCGCGCATGCCGCGCCAGCTTTCTGGCGGTCAGCGCCAGCGCGTGGCGATGGGCCGCGCAATCGTACGCAATCCGAAGGTATTCCTGTTCGACGAACCGCTTTCGAATCTCGACGCGGCACTGCGCGTGCATATGCGTACGGAAATCCGCAAGCTGCATCAGCGCCTTGGCGCGACTTCGGTGTATGTCACGCACGACCAGATCGAGGCGATGACGATGGCCGATCACGTGGTTGTGATGCGTGCTGGCGAAGTGGAACAGCAGGGCGCGCCGCTTACGTTGTATCACCAGCCTGCCAACCGGTTTGTCGCGGGGTTCATCGGCTCGCCTTCGATGAACTTCATCGAAGCCGTGATCGGGCCGGACGGGCGCAGCGCGCAGTTCGGCGGCGCACAGGGCGCGAGCGTGCAGACACTGGACCTTGGGCGTTCGCTGCCAGTGGGCGCGCAAGTGTGGATTGGTTTGCGCCCCGAGCATTTGAAGCTGCACCGCGAGGCCCACGGCCTGCGCGGCGTGATCGACACCGTGGAGACCACCGGCTCCATGAACTTCATCGCGGCGAAGCTCGACGGCGTCGCGGCGCCCGTGATGATCGCGCAAGCCGGCGTATGCACCATGCGCAGCGGCGAAGCGCTGGGGCTCGACATTTCGGGCGAGCACATCCACGTGTTCGACAGGAAGACCGAGCGGGCGCTATAG